From Bacillota bacterium, a single genomic window includes:
- a CDS encoding ATP-binding protein → MYTSPLAAAAARFGHHLKNELALARAALQLAMQHCRDDPGVRYLQRALGAIDSAVRLADVTEVAQLPGAVQMKPVDLVHLSEGLLEVLSPRFEQTGVQAVWAGAPTGGPVRVSGDETLLALALTNVLVNAIEATPPGGRVTVKVAGEGATGSWAELTVQDSGPGFAPELLGRILREPVTTKGPGNTGWGLLIVREIVEGVHGGRVEVGNAPEGGAVCRIHLPRGQEQACAT, encoded by the coding sequence ATGTACACGTCGCCACTGGCGGCAGCCGCTGCCCGGTTCGGCCATCATCTCAAGAACGAACTGGCCCTGGCCCGGGCGGCCCTCCAGCTTGCCATGCAGCACTGCCGCGACGACCCCGGGGTGCGGTACCTGCAGCGGGCACTGGGGGCCATCGACTCGGCCGTTCGCCTGGCCGATGTGACGGAGGTGGCCCAACTGCCCGGGGCGGTGCAGATGAAGCCAGTGGACCTGGTTCACCTTTCGGAAGGCCTGCTGGAGGTGCTGTCGCCGCGCTTCGAGCAGACCGGGGTGCAGGCTGTCTGGGCGGGCGCCCCCACCGGGGGCCCGGTCCGGGTTAGCGGGGATGAGACCCTCCTGGCGCTGGCCCTTACCAATGTGCTGGTAAACGCCATTGAGGCGACGCCCCCCGGCGGCCGGGTAACGGTGAAGGTCGCAGGGGAAGGCGCGACAGGGTCCTGGGCCGAATTGACGGTACAGGACAGCGGCCCCGGGTTTGCCCCCGAGCTTCTCGGCCGGATCCTGCGAGAGCCGGTGACCACCAAGGGGCCGGGCAACACGGGCTGGGGTCTTCTCATCGTGCGGGAGATCGTGGAGGGGGTTCACGGCGGGCGGGTGGAAGTGGGCAACGCCCCGGAAGGCGGCGCCGTGTGCCGCATCCACCTGCCGCGCGGCCAGGAACAAGCGTGCGCGACCTGA
- a CDS encoding DMT family transporter → MDAARAREPVGSAPLAPSAAPAGPHEPAAAEARSAARFAAGVLLVLSSAVAFGAMPALARVAYAYGATAFTLLAARFAVAWAALAVVSRVAAARGPARSGGTLRRDRVAGLLLGAALYAGTAMGFFAALQFVPASVAALLFYTYPALVAAGSAGIHRYAPGKAQGAAVAAAVAGSALVAGASLRDLDGRGVVLALAAAASYAGYILLSHSVQARLGTSDLARRVSAGALFSSLAAVLIAGDSFTAIRAPGWAAAVTLGLVSTVYAVTAFLAGMARVGPTVASVLSAAEPVTALALAALVLGEHLAPAQAVGAALIVTAVVLVSVPTSGGQRGSRHKEEGMTRAAHSGASAPKT, encoded by the coding sequence ATGGACGCCGCTCGCGCTCGAGAGCCTGTAGGCTCTGCGCCGCTCGCACCGTCCGCCGCCCCTGCAGGCCCCCACGAGCCCGCTGCGGCGGAGGCGCGTTCTGCGGCACGCTTTGCGGCCGGCGTGCTGCTGGTGCTCAGCTCGGCCGTCGCGTTCGGAGCGATGCCGGCACTGGCCCGCGTCGCCTACGCATACGGTGCGACAGCGTTCACCCTGCTGGCAGCCCGGTTCGCTGTGGCCTGGGCAGCGCTGGCCGTTGTTTCCAGGGTGGCCGCCGCAAGGGGTCCCGCCCGGAGCGGCGGCACTCTGCGGCGTGACCGGGTAGCCGGGCTGCTTTTGGGCGCTGCTTTGTACGCGGGGACGGCCATGGGGTTTTTTGCCGCGCTGCAATTCGTGCCGGCCAGCGTGGCGGCCCTGCTTTTCTATACCTACCCGGCCCTGGTGGCAGCCGGATCGGCGGGGATCCACCGTTATGCTCCCGGTAAAGCCCAGGGCGCGGCGGTGGCGGCAGCGGTTGCCGGCAGCGCGCTGGTAGCCGGCGCCAGCCTCCGGGACCTCGACGGGCGGGGGGTGGTGCTTGCGCTGGCCGCCGCGGCCTCGTACGCGGGGTATATCTTGCTGAGCCATTCGGTGCAGGCCCGGCTGGGCACAAGCGACCTGGCGCGGCGGGTGAGCGCGGGGGCACTTTTCTCCTCGCTTGCCGCCGTCCTGATCGCGGGAGACAGCTTCACCGCCATCCGGGCCCCGGGCTGGGCGGCCGCCGTGACCCTCGGGCTCGTCTCCACGGTGTACGCGGTGACGGCCTTCCTGGCGGGCATGGCCAGGGTCGGGCCGACGGTCGCGTCGGTCCTGTCGGCAGCCGAGCCGGTCACGGCCCTCGCCCTGGCGGCTCTTGTGCTGGGCGAACACCTGGCGCCGGCACAGGCGGTGGGGGCGGCTCTGATCGTGACGGCCGTGGTACTCGTCAGCGTACCCACGTCCGGCGGACAACGTGGCTCTCGCCACAAGGAGGAGGGCATGACCCGTGCAGCACACTCAGGAGCGAGCGCGCCCAAGACATGA
- a CDS encoding ABC transporter permease, producing the protein MIGADLVQAVVEQGLLFGIMVLGVFLSFRVLNVPDLTVDGSFPLGGAVAASLIAGGAAPPAATLAAFGAGVLAGACTGLLHARMRIPALLAGILTMTALFSINLRIMGRPNVPLLRMPTLVQYVEKTPVGTQAPALVLFLAVAAGMSGVLYWFLRTEVGLSLRATGDNESMVASAGIEAGSAKTLGLSISNGMVALSGALTAQYQGFADVNMGFGTIVAGLASVILGEAILRPRRLHAALAAAVVGSLAYRASIAGALELGLAPGDLKLATALLVVPALALPALPGSRRMRHLRLPFPLPRRPAWPAAVHHAHPDGRKGPGP; encoded by the coding sequence CTGATCGGCGCCGACCTGGTTCAGGCGGTCGTTGAGCAGGGACTGCTCTTCGGCATCATGGTGCTGGGAGTCTTCCTGTCGTTCCGGGTGCTCAACGTGCCCGACCTGACCGTCGACGGGAGCTTTCCGCTGGGCGGTGCGGTGGCCGCCTCCCTCATCGCAGGTGGGGCAGCGCCACCGGCCGCCACGCTGGCGGCGTTCGGCGCGGGGGTGCTGGCGGGGGCCTGCACCGGCTTGTTGCACGCGCGCATGCGCATCCCGGCGCTCCTTGCCGGGATTCTCACGATGACGGCGCTGTTCTCCATCAATCTGCGCATCATGGGACGGCCCAACGTCCCGCTCCTTCGTATGCCGACGCTCGTCCAGTACGTCGAAAAGACCCCCGTCGGCACGCAGGCGCCGGCGCTCGTCCTCTTCCTGGCGGTGGCCGCGGGCATGTCGGGCGTGCTGTACTGGTTCTTGCGAACCGAGGTGGGGCTCAGCTTGCGCGCCACGGGCGACAACGAAAGCATGGTGGCAAGCGCCGGGATCGAGGCCGGGTCGGCCAAGACGTTGGGACTTTCGATTTCCAACGGGATGGTGGCGCTCTCCGGCGCGCTGACGGCACAATATCAGGGGTTTGCCGACGTCAACATGGGGTTCGGCACCATCGTGGCAGGCCTTGCGTCCGTCATCCTGGGCGAGGCGATCCTGCGGCCCCGGCGGCTTCACGCGGCGCTCGCGGCTGCCGTGGTCGGAAGCCTGGCGTATCGGGCCTCTATCGCGGGGGCGCTCGAACTCGGGCTCGCTCCCGGGGACCTGAAGCTCGCCACGGCGCTTCTCGTCGTCCCGGCGCTGGCGCTGCCGGCCCTTCCGGGATCCCGGCGGATGCGCCACCTTCGTCTTCCGTTTCCCCTGCCCCGGCGCCCGGCATGGCCTGCGGCGGTGCACCACGCGCATCCGGACGGGCGCAAAGGCCCTGGGCCTTGA
- a CDS encoding DUF2600 family protein, translated as MAFPAFRFVQGTVAALTAARMVHALRAARHELLAWRHRAGCIPDPEVRRQALGSIDHKAFHSLGASMFAAAVPARRAAGMVRFCVAYQTLSDFLDNLCDRSRPLDAFMRRALHEALVVALDPKGPEVPVRLYRRRFDDGGYMAELVGTCQRSAGELVREERTVQLLRPLARLYAQMQSRKHSPPGGRRARMVRWAARIPEGGPLAWWEIAAAAGSTLGVFAVLAADARGCSWRERRQTRSAYFPWISALHILLDYTIDQAEDARAGELNFAACYPKQAAGERRLLWLFRRCLTVSRSLWAPEFHRLVVVGLPALYLTDPKAGPYRDLRRAVEAEDRWAARVRPFIELWRHRRSPAPPQVRPFTLPDRSSGS; from the coding sequence GTGGCCTTTCCAGCGTTTCGCTTTGTGCAGGGAACCGTCGCGGCGCTGACGGCAGCGCGCATGGTGCACGCGCTGCGAGCGGCCCGGCATGAACTCCTCGCGTGGCGCCATCGCGCCGGCTGCATCCCCGACCCCGAGGTGCGCCGGCAGGCCCTGGGCAGCATCGACCACAAGGCGTTTCACAGCCTGGGGGCCTCCATGTTCGCGGCCGCCGTGCCGGCGCGCCGGGCGGCCGGAATGGTGCGTTTTTGCGTGGCCTACCAGACCCTGAGCGACTTCCTGGATAACCTTTGTGACCGCAGCCGCCCCCTGGACGCCTTCATGCGGCGCGCCTTGCACGAGGCCCTGGTAGTGGCCCTGGATCCGAAGGGGCCGGAAGTGCCCGTACGGCTTTACCGCCGGCGCTTCGACGACGGCGGCTACATGGCCGAACTCGTCGGCACCTGCCAGAGGAGCGCGGGGGAGCTTGTGCGAGAAGAGCGCACGGTGCAACTCCTACGGCCCCTTGCGCGGCTGTATGCCCAGATGCAGTCGCGCAAGCACTCCCCGCCCGGCGGGCGGCGAGCCCGGATGGTGCGCTGGGCTGCACGGATCCCCGAAGGCGGCCCCCTCGCCTGGTGGGAGATCGCTGCGGCCGCCGGTTCCACTCTGGGCGTCTTTGCGGTGCTCGCGGCCGATGCCCGGGGCTGCTCGTGGCGGGAGCGCCGGCAGACCCGATCGGCCTACTTCCCGTGGATCTCGGCGCTGCATATCCTCCTCGACTACACCATCGACCAGGCCGAGGACGCACGCGCGGGCGAACTCAACTTCGCGGCATGCTACCCAAAACAGGCCGCCGGGGAGCGGCGGCTCTTGTGGCTGTTCCGGCGGTGCCTGACCGTGTCGCGCAGCCTCTGGGCGCCCGAGTTTCACCGCCTGGTGGTGGTGGGGCTGCCGGCCCTCTACCTCACCGATCCCAAGGCCGGCCCGTACCGGGACCTGCGGCGGGCCGTGGAGGCGGAGGACCGGTGGGCGGCACGGGTGCGCCCCTTCATCGAGCTGTGGCGCCACCGCCGCTCCCCGGCGCCCCCGCAGGTGCGGCCCTTCACGCT
- a CDS encoding YciI family protein has product MHAVALLWIVDKEANTQLRPAHLEYLARLHREGRVVMAGPFADGSGGMVIYRVRSMEEARKLVLEDPVISGGARRFTLLEWTPLALESL; this is encoded by the coding sequence GTGCACGCGGTGGCGCTTCTGTGGATCGTGGACAAGGAGGCCAACACTCAGCTTCGCCCGGCCCACCTGGAGTACCTGGCCCGGCTGCACCGTGAGGGCCGGGTGGTGATGGCCGGGCCCTTTGCAGACGGCAGCGGCGGCATGGTTATCTATCGCGTGCGCTCCATGGAGGAGGCGCGAAAGCTCGTCCTGGAAGATCCCGTCATAAGCGGGGGCGCCCGCCGCTTCACACTGCTGGAATGGACGCCGCTCGCGCTCGAGAGCCTGTAG
- a CDS encoding ABC transporter substrate-binding protein: MRKRPASMAFAVLMLLVTMAAGTFAAPAPGKTYHIGIMQIVEHPSLDAARRGFQDALAELGYREGQNVRYAVQSAQGDLAIAQTIARRFVADQVDMILAIATPTAQAAAQATRTIPILITAVTDPVAARLVESLQRPGTNVTGTSDMTPVAAQLELLKRLAPSARRVGVVYNAGEVNSRVQLELTRDAARRLGLELVEASAASSTEVLTAAQSIARRADAFYVFTDNTVVSALESVIKVAEDYRKPLIVGEGDSVRRGGLASVAIDYYQLGRQTGRMAAQVLEGRSPAEMPIQFQEEARLIINLQAASRMGVVVSGELLQQAAEVIR, encoded by the coding sequence ATGCGCAAGCGGCCGGCCTCGATGGCGTTTGCCGTCCTCATGCTCCTCGTTACGATGGCCGCCGGCACCTTCGCGGCGCCCGCTCCAGGCAAGACGTACCACATCGGCATCATGCAGATCGTCGAGCACCCCTCCCTGGACGCGGCCCGCCGCGGCTTTCAGGATGCCCTCGCGGAACTGGGTTACCGGGAGGGCCAGAACGTCCGGTACGCGGTGCAAAGCGCCCAGGGCGATCTCGCGATCGCACAGACCATCGCCCGGCGGTTCGTGGCCGACCAGGTGGACATGATCCTGGCCATCGCCACGCCCACCGCCCAGGCCGCGGCGCAGGCCACCCGCACCATACCCATCCTCATCACGGCTGTCACCGACCCCGTGGCGGCGCGCCTGGTGGAGAGCCTGCAGCGCCCCGGTACCAACGTGACGGGCACCTCGGACATGACGCCGGTGGCCGCCCAGCTGGAGCTCCTCAAGAGACTCGCTCCCTCGGCCAGGCGCGTGGGCGTGGTTTACAACGCCGGCGAGGTGAACTCCCGGGTGCAGCTCGAACTCACCCGCGACGCGGCCCGCAGACTCGGCCTTGAACTGGTGGAGGCCAGCGCCGCTAGCAGCACCGAGGTACTGACGGCGGCCCAGTCCATCGCCCGGCGGGCGGATGCCTTCTACGTTTTCACCGACAACACCGTGGTGAGCGCCCTGGAGTCGGTCATCAAGGTGGCCGAGGATTACCGCAAGCCGCTCATCGTGGGCGAAGGCGACAGCGTGCGGCGCGGCGGGCTTGCCAGCGTAGCCATCGACTACTACCAGCTCGGGCGGCAGACGGGCCGGATGGCGGCACAGGTGCTGGAGGGCCGCTCGCCGGCCGAGATGCCGATCCAGTTCCAGGAAGAGGCTCGCCTCATCATCAACCTCCAGGCGGCATCTCGAATGGGTGTGGTGGTTTCAGGCGAACTCTTGCAGCAGGCGGCGGAGGTGATCCGCTGA
- a CDS encoding S9 family peptidase codes for MQHTQERARPRHEFEQFFAIRRHQPTLAFSPDGRFVYFSSDISGQFNLWRVPVEGGWPDQLTVFEDRTVRIVAASPNSDRVVFLADRNGTEFWQLFALPAAGGWPVLLTPREDVRYEIGPGAISPDGSLLAYGGNEHSPTDVDVMVRELPDGEVRRVLSTGEYLEPAFWAPDGQRMTVVAARSNTDQDVYVLDVRTGAYHNVTPHEGQVIHLPGPWLPDGSAFLLATNRGREFTGLALARPGAPGELEWIYTPDWDVEGADINPDGETAAVVVNEGGYSRVRLLELPSGRVRSELPVPEGVVGALRFSPGGRYLALMVATPRRSGELYTLRMADGRLFRLTSSMLGGIPDEDLVVPELIGYPTFDGRRIPAWLYRPAGAGPGNPAPVVLSIHGGPEAQERPTYHPLYQYLLNRGIGVMAPNIRGSSGYGITYQRLIHRDWGGAELKDIEAAARYLQGLVWVDGSRLGVYGGSFGGFATLSAVTRLPQYWAAAVDIVGPSNLVTFAKSVPPTWRRFMKEWVGDPDEDREFLLQRSPITYVDQVRAPLLVIQGHNDPRVVKAESDQMVERLRQLGRTVEYVVFEDEGHGFTRRANLQRAYRLTADFFERFLLAG; via the coding sequence GTGCAGCACACTCAGGAGCGAGCGCGCCCAAGACATGAGTTCGAGCAGTTCTTCGCGATCCGGCGCCATCAGCCGACCCTGGCGTTCAGCCCCGACGGGCGCTTCGTCTACTTCTCCTCGGACATCTCGGGGCAGTTCAATCTGTGGAGGGTGCCCGTCGAAGGAGGCTGGCCCGACCAGCTGACGGTCTTCGAGGACCGCACGGTGCGCATCGTTGCGGCTTCACCCAACAGTGACCGGGTCGTTTTCCTGGCCGACAGGAACGGCACCGAGTTCTGGCAGCTGTTCGCACTGCCCGCCGCGGGCGGGTGGCCGGTGCTGCTCACGCCCCGGGAGGATGTCCGTTACGAGATTGGGCCGGGCGCCATCTCCCCGGACGGCTCGCTTCTGGCGTACGGCGGCAACGAGCACAGCCCCACGGACGTGGACGTGATGGTCCGGGAGCTGCCGGACGGCGAAGTGCGGCGCGTCCTCTCGACCGGCGAGTACCTGGAGCCCGCCTTCTGGGCCCCTGACGGGCAGCGGATGACGGTAGTCGCCGCTCGGTCCAACACCGACCAGGACGTCTACGTGCTGGACGTACGAACCGGCGCCTACCACAACGTGACGCCCCACGAAGGCCAGGTCATCCACCTTCCGGGGCCCTGGCTGCCTGACGGGTCGGCGTTCTTGCTGGCGACCAACCGGGGCCGGGAGTTTACGGGGCTTGCGCTCGCCAGGCCTGGCGCACCCGGGGAGCTTGAATGGATCTACACCCCGGATTGGGACGTGGAGGGTGCCGACATCAACCCGGACGGCGAGACGGCTGCGGTGGTGGTCAACGAAGGCGGCTACAGCCGGGTGCGCCTGCTCGAGCTGCCCTCCGGGCGGGTGAGAAGCGAGCTTCCCGTGCCCGAAGGGGTCGTCGGGGCCCTTCGCTTTTCGCCCGGCGGCCGGTACCTGGCCCTGATGGTGGCCACGCCCCGGCGATCCGGCGAGCTTTACACGCTGCGAATGGCCGACGGCCGCCTGTTTCGCCTGACCTCCAGCATGCTGGGCGGGATCCCGGACGAGGATCTGGTGGTTCCAGAACTGATCGGGTACCCCACGTTCGACGGGCGGAGGATCCCGGCGTGGCTCTACCGCCCGGCCGGCGCCGGCCCGGGCAACCCCGCGCCCGTGGTGCTCTCCATCCACGGCGGCCCGGAGGCGCAGGAGCGGCCCACCTATCACCCGCTCTACCAGTACCTCCTGAACCGTGGCATCGGGGTGATGGCGCCCAACATACGAGGCTCGTCCGGATACGGGATCACCTACCAGCGCCTGATCCACCGGGACTGGGGCGGCGCCGAACTCAAGGACATCGAGGCCGCCGCCCGCTACCTGCAGGGCCTTGTCTGGGTGGACGGGAGCCGGCTTGGAGTCTATGGGGGCAGCTTCGGCGGGTTTGCCACCCTGTCGGCGGTGACACGGCTTCCCCAGTACTGGGCCGCGGCGGTGGACATCGTCGGCCCGAGCAACCTGGTCACGTTTGCAAAGAGTGTGCCGCCGACGTGGCGGCGCTTCATGAAAGAGTGGGTCGGCGACCCCGACGAGGACCGGGAGTTTCTCCTGCAACGGTCACCCATCACGTACGTGGACCAGGTGCGGGCGCCGCTTCTCGTCATCCAGGGCCACAACGACCCGCGAGTGGTAAAGGCCGAATCCGACCAGATGGTGGAGCGCCTGCGGCAGCTCGGCCGCACGGTGGAGTACGTGGTCTTCGAAGACGAAGGCCACGGCTTCACCCGGCGGGCCAATCTGCAGCGGGCGTACCGCCTCACGGCGGACTTCTTCGAGCGTTTCCTGCTCGCAGGCTAG
- a CDS encoding ATP-binding cassette domain-containing protein encodes MLRLVQVQKAFHDTSPDTRPALAGVSLHLTEGEFATLVGSNGAGKTTLLNVVAGSLLPDSGRVVIDGRDVTDWPEYRRSAFIGRVFQDPRAGTAGTLTVEENMVLAMTRGSRRGLALALQASRRREIAAALARLGMGLERRLQTPVNHLSGGQRQALAILMATMHRGTRLLLLDEHTAALDPQAAETVLELTRELVAASRLTTLMVTHNLKHALSLGDRTLLMHQGRIVLDLRGNQRRRMTLQGFMEAFRQACGEAALDDELVLGSTP; translated from the coding sequence ATGCTGCGACTGGTTCAGGTCCAAAAGGCCTTCCACGACACATCGCCGGACACCCGCCCGGCGCTTGCCGGCGTTTCGCTGCACCTCACCGAAGGCGAGTTTGCCACGCTCGTCGGCAGCAACGGCGCCGGGAAGACCACCCTTCTCAACGTCGTGGCGGGTTCGCTTTTGCCCGACTCGGGACGCGTCGTCATCGACGGCCGCGACGTGACCGACTGGCCGGAGTACCGCCGCTCGGCCTTCATCGGGCGGGTCTTCCAGGACCCCCGGGCCGGCACGGCGGGGACGCTCACCGTGGAGGAGAACATGGTGCTCGCCATGACCCGCGGCAGCCGCCGCGGTCTCGCCCTCGCCCTGCAGGCGAGCAGGCGAAGGGAGATCGCCGCGGCCCTGGCGCGGCTGGGAATGGGCCTGGAGCGGCGACTCCAGACCCCCGTGAACCACCTCTCCGGTGGCCAGCGGCAGGCCCTCGCCATCCTGATGGCCACCATGCACCGAGGAACCCGGCTGTTGCTGCTGGACGAGCACACGGCCGCCCTGGATCCCCAGGCCGCCGAGACGGTCCTCGAACTCACGCGGGAGCTCGTGGCCGCCTCCCGGCTCACCACGTTGATGGTGACCCACAACCTGAAACACGCGCTGAGCCTCGGAGACCGTACGCTGCTGATGCATCAGGGGCGCATCGTCCTCGACCTGCGGGGCAACCAGCGCCGCCGCATGACACTCCAGGGGTTCATGGAGGCCTTCCGGCAGGCGTGCGGGGAGGCCGCCCTCGACGACGAGCTGGTGCTTGGATCTACTCCGTAA